TGGGGTCCCTGATGGCCCAAGCCCCCACACAGGCTCTCTTAACCCTCCTacttcctgccccccaccacttCGCCTTGGGAAATCTTTCTCAACCTGGAAGAGAGAAACTCTGCTCCCACTGGGGTCCCAGGCCTGTGAGGTCCATGGCCCCAGCCTGGGGCAGGGAAGGTCCAGCAGACTCAGGCCGGAGGAAGAGAGGAACCAGAGGAATCTTCCAGGCTCCTATGGCCTAGCTGTGCTGATACTGAAGCCCTTCTTGCTTCCTATTCACTGTCTGCCTTAGATCAAGGTAGCCTGGCCCTGCCCAGAGCCCCCTGTTTTAGGATAGGGCCGGAATGTATCTGACACTGTCCCGCGCCTGCTAGCACTGGACAGGAGAGGGCTCTCGAGCTGGCTGTGCCAGAGCCGGGACTCATGGCAGAGATGAAGCCAGGGAAGCCCACGGCTCTTGGCGTGGCCGGAAGTAGGCCAGGCAAGTACAGATGGCGCACAGGGCCAAGTGTGCCATCGATTGCTGCTTGGAACCGGCCTCCCGGGacctcccctgcctgcctgccacccCCGAAAAGACCAGTGAGGCCGGAGCCTGAAGAGGGCCCTAGGGATAGACCCGCTCTTCAGTGTGAGGGGAGGACTGGCTCTAGCAGGTTCCCTGGCACGAGTGCATATGCCCACCCTGGCCTCTGGACACCTGCCCTCAAGCCCCCAGCCAGGGCAGTGAAACAATGGAGGCTGAGGAAGGTTATCAGTGCACTGACAGGAGTCTCAGGCACCAGGCTACCCCAACCGAAACACGGGCCCCTTCCTccacacaccccacccctgcagctaCCTATTCAACCAACCAGCCTCCTAGCTACGTATTTCTCTGCTACTTCACTCATGTCCTACAGGGGGCGGACATCCATCTTCCCTATGGTCTGGAAGCTCTATGAGGGCAGGCCTACATCTCCTCCTTCAGGACACCCCAACTTCTTGCCCTCTGTGAGGGCTGCAGCTCACTGAAGCCAGTGAAGGGGACAAAGGTGACCACACGGCTTCGGTCAGGAGGCTTCCCCTCAGAAGGGGGCCCCTGGAGGGGCTGGTTCGCGTGGGGCCAAGCAGGAAGGAGGCCCCCAACTTACAGTGCCCAGGCGAGCGGTGTCAGATGCGTCGGGCTCAGAGATCCGccgtgggggcgggggaaggggacGGAGGCAAAGGTGtgaggcaggaaaagaaaagagagaattaggcagaaaaagaagataaaccagaaagagaaggggCAGTAAGGAGCCTTCCCCACATTGGAGAGTAGAGCAGGGTACTGGTCAGTCACACTGCCCCTCCCTGAATAAAGAGAGCTGTTGCCAACACCAGAccgtcccccctccccatctGCTGAGGTTACGTGCCCCAGAGGTCACCtgctcctgccccctgcctctgCAGAGAACTCAGCCCAGACTGAGGGCCTCCGTTAGGCCTAGGCCGATTCCTCAGGATTCCCAAGAAGGACTTAGCATTTCCTGCAATCATCCGCTCAAGTGCTTTATAGTTCTGACACCAGGAAGTCATTCCCAGAATCTAATCTACACCCTCCTTCCGCAGCCCACGTCTCTGGCCCTGGGCTACACGGGCTTCCTCTCCAATCAAAGAATGACTTCTCCGCCGTCTCTGGCCAGACTTGGGCTACTGCGTGCgtctcccctccaccccggctccacCCAGCGGCCAGTGTGAGTACCTGCTTCTCGCGGTGGTAGAGGGAGGCTAGTGTGTAGGGCAGGATCTGCAGGGCAGAGAAGGTGAACCCGGTGAGGGCAGCCGAGGCGGTCACCACGGCCACACTGCGGGACAGGCACATGGTGCCGGCAGCAACAGGGAAGGCCACCACGCTGGCCAAATAGACTGCCCGGGTGCCGAATCGCTGCACCAGCCGGTCCATGAccagagagaagagcagggaaaTGGCACACTGCAGGAACAGCCCCAGGCTGCCCATCCGGACCCCTGCaggtggggaagaagaggaagtcaGACCCAGACCCACCCGTACAATCTGGGGAAGGCTCAGAATTGCGGGCACCCGCCATCCCAGCCTTGCTGTGGACCAGACCCGCTCCCTGCATCATCCTCACCCAGATGCAACAACGGGAGTCTAGGTTCTTCCACTGCCCTTAGAAAAGGCGAAGCCGCGGGCTAGGGGCAGAGGAAGATGCTGATTGCGAGGCTCAGCTAGTGCTCAGCTATCTAGGAGGCTGACAGGGAACACAAAGACAGTTGTGCCATTGGCTCCGGCACAAAGTTCCAGGAGGCCTGAGCCGAAGGTCTGGCCAGGCAATGTGGAAAGTCAGCAGGGGGAGCAGAGGGCACACTGAACTTGGGGCTAGGCAGACCTGCCACCCGGCGTTGACTCCTCCACTCTCTTTGGACCTTAAATAAGCTTGGCCTTTTCTGCTGTCAACTTGGGGCAACGACTCTGAGCAAAGTCTCCGCAGCCGGAGGCTCTCCTGAGACTGCCAGCAAAGCTGACCTGCACGCTGGGGGCCGCATGCACAGGCTGGGCCCATTTATCTGATCGGGAAATCGGAGCCCAGGTACACAGCTCCCAGCCCGGCGCAGACTGGGGGCATCTTCCTATGCTGGACCGTCCCCCAGAGGGAACTCCCTCCACAGCAGCCCCCTCGCCGAACGCCCGCTGCAGAGGCCTTACCTTCATCGTAGTGTCTCCGTGCCTCAGTGCCTGGCTCAGCCCGGGGCACACCCTGGTACAGCCCCTCGCCCACGAAGTCCGTGTAAAACAGCGTGAAGGTCATGAATGCCATCCAGCTGCACAGTTCGGCCACAAAGAGTCTGCGCAGGGTGCGAGGCACACGGCAGCAGAGCTGGTGCAGCCGGGGAAACAGGGCGCCCAGGTTCCGGAAGGCCAGGCGGGTGTGGCATGGGCAGCAGCGCGGCGGCACGGAGGGAACCAACAGCCCTTCGGCTGGCTCAGCCGGACCCAGCGCCGCCTCCTCGGCCACAAACAGCGTGGCCACCACGCAAGTGAGGAAGATGACAGCGAGCAAGCCAAAGAGGCACTCCTCCTGGGTGCCCAGGTAGGGGGCCAGGGCACTGGCATCCCAGTCGATTGCAGGCAGGAGGTAGCCCAGGCAGCCCCCAAGGCTGATCATGAAGGCGTAGACGGAGAAGGCCTGGCGACAGTGGTCTGGGTCCCGGAAGAGGTCGGACAGCAGGGCCTCCAGTGGAGTGAAGCACACCTGGCCGCAGAAGTCCAGCAGCCCCACGCCCAGGATCAGCAGTGCCAGCTCCAGGGGCCTGGTATCCGGGCACAGCAGCCCCGCCAGCCAGCTGGCCCTCGGGATGAGGAAGAGGCTCAGGAGGACGCCTAGGGACAGGGCCCAGATGAAGGGCCTCCGGCGACCATAGCGCCCGCGCCAGTGGTCACTGGCTGAGCCTAGGAGTGGGACCGAGATGAGGCCCAGCACTGGCCCGATGCCTGCAGGAAGGACAAGTGGTATGAGCCAGAGGCTGGGACCCTaaggggtggtggggaagggggccTAACCTCCTGGGAGAAGGATGGAAAGGACCACGGTCCTCTCGCATGGAGGGCCACCCCCACCTCCGTGCTGGACACAGTGCTGAGTATGGCACACAGGCTCTAATTTAGTCCCCGCAACCAGGATCCCTAATGCCCAGTCTCAGGATGGGCAAACTGATGCACGGGGCTACTGGTGAGACTTGTGCACTGGCACCCGGCAAGGGGGGCAAGAGGCCGAGTTCCATcgggcagtctgactccagagcctatgATCTGGACAGCCCCCTCTTCCGGGAGCCACCCCACGGTGACCTCTTTCTTGCCTCCGGTGGCTTTTGCAGAAAGCATCTGCAGTCAGGAGCCCAGCCCATGCCCTAGGGGTAAGAAAGCCCAGGCTGAGAGACTCTGATCCTGCTAATCAGCAGCTAGCCTTCGGGCCCAGCTCAATCACCCAACTTCTTATCAGCCTCCATTACCTTCTCGGTGAAATGGATGGCCTCAAAGGGCTGTTGCAAGAACCAAATGAGATAACAGATAAGGTAGAAAGAGTAGACAAAGGTGCAGAGCAATTTCTCCAATGTCTCCTGTGCGCCAGCCAGGCAACGTGTAGGTGCCAGGTGAGATGACCGGGGAATGTCCCTGTGTTCTTTTCCTACTGGGCCCCCTCCAGCCCACGGTCACCCCTGCGTCCAGCAATGTCCACCCACCAGCACCACAGCCTGAGGAACAGCAGGCAGCCACCTCCTCCTCTTTGGGCAAAGGCACCTACTTCCTGGGTATCATGTATCTggagcaggagggaaggaggatgtGGTGACTCACCCAGCACCATGGTCATGAACTTCTCCTCTACCCCCACTTCCAGCAGCAAGGGCGGCACGTAGGTGATACCTGCGGCCAGGCACACCTCCAGGCCGAAGGTCAGCAGGTTGACCAGCAGGAGCTGGGCTTTCCGATGCCGCAGCAGACGGCTCACCCACAGCCTCTGGGCCATGGTGGACCA
This genomic interval from Prionailurus viverrinus isolate Anna chromosome F1, UM_Priviv_1.0, whole genome shotgun sequence contains the following:
- the SLC45A3 gene encoding solute carrier family 45 member 3, with the protein product MAQRLWVSRLLRHRKAQLLLVNLLTFGLEVCLAAGITYVPPLLLEVGVEEKFMTMVLGIGPVLGLISVPLLGSASDHWRGRYGRRRPFIWALSLGVLLSLFLIPRASWLAGLLCPDTRPLELALLILGVGLLDFCGQVCFTPLEALLSDLFRDPDHCRQAFSVYAFMISLGGCLGYLLPAIDWDASALAPYLGTQEECLFGLLAVIFLTCVVATLFVAEEAALGPAEPAEGLLVPSVPPRCCPCHTRLAFRNLGALFPRLHQLCCRVPRTLRRLFVAELCSWMAFMTFTLFYTDFVGEGLYQGVPRAEPGTEARRHYDEGVRMGSLGLFLQCAISLLFSLVMDRLVQRFGTRAVYLASVVAFPVAAGTMCLSRSVAVVTASAALTGFTFSALQILPYTLASLYHREKQVFLPKYRGDAGSSASEDSLKSSFPPGPKAGSPFPNGHMGAGGGGLLPSPPVLCGASACDVSMRVVVGEQPEARVLPGRGICLDLAILDSAFLLSQVAPSLFMGSIVQLSQSVTAYMVSAAGLGLVAIYFATQVVFDKSDLAKYSV